From Nocardioides daedukensis, the proteins below share one genomic window:
- a CDS encoding VOC family protein — protein MGTRIANIVINAVDARLVADFWAKVLDWEHLDEEHGIICIGPAGGALPGIDVAPWGRAKTTTNRLHLDLRADGTTKDEELERLLALGARRVDVGQGPDVSWDVLADPEGNEFCLLSGTVQELQQRQ, from the coding sequence ATGGGAACTCGCATCGCGAACATCGTCATCAATGCAGTCGATGCCCGACTCGTCGCCGACTTCTGGGCGAAGGTGCTGGACTGGGAACACCTCGACGAGGAGCACGGGATCATCTGCATCGGTCCCGCCGGCGGGGCCCTGCCCGGCATCGACGTCGCCCCGTGGGGAAGGGCCAAGACCACCACCAACCGGCTGCACCTCGACCTGCGCGCGGACGGCACCACCAAGGACGAGGAGCTCGAGCGGCTTCTCGCGCTGGGCGCTCGCAGGGTCGACGTGGGGCAGGGACCCGACGTCAGCTGGGACGTGCTGGCCGACCCCGAGGGCAATGAGTTCTGTCTGCTGTCGGGCACCGTCCAGGAGCTGCAGCAGCGCCAGTAG
- a CDS encoding vitamin K epoxide reductase family protein gives MPSGDEEPGTLPTRGLAWTLTIGGLLGLVAAIVLLVEKIALIKDPDYVPTCSINPVLSCGSVMNTAQAEVFGIPNPIIGIVGFTAVAMLGAALLAGARLHRWFWWAAQAGVSFGVVFVHWLICQSLYVIGALCPYCMVVWAVMIPIFWVTTLHNLRSWATTGSGVRRVAGFLTSYQAAILTAWFVVIVGLVAVRFWDYWVTLV, from the coding sequence ATGCCCAGCGGTGACGAAGAACCAGGAACCCTCCCCACCCGCGGGCTCGCCTGGACCCTGACGATCGGCGGCCTGCTCGGCCTGGTGGCCGCAATCGTGCTGCTGGTCGAGAAGATCGCGTTGATCAAGGATCCCGACTATGTCCCGACCTGCAGCATCAACCCGGTGCTCTCGTGCGGGTCGGTGATGAACACGGCGCAGGCTGAGGTCTTCGGCATCCCGAACCCGATCATCGGGATCGTCGGTTTCACGGCGGTGGCGATGCTCGGTGCCGCTCTGCTGGCCGGCGCGAGGCTCCACCGCTGGTTCTGGTGGGCAGCGCAGGCGGGGGTGAGCTTCGGTGTCGTCTTCGTGCACTGGCTGATTTGTCAGAGCCTCTACGTCATCGGTGCCCTGTGCCCCTACTGCATGGTGGTCTGGGCGGTGATGATCCCGATCTTCTGGGTCACCACCCTGCACAACCTCAGGTCCTGGGCGACCACCGGCTCCGGCGTACGACGTGTGGCCGGGTTCCTGACCAGCTATCAGGCCGCGATCCTGACCGCCTGGTTCGTCGTCATCGTCGGCCTGGTCGCGGTGCGGTTCTGGGACTACTGGGTGACCCTGGTCTGA
- a CDS encoding sigma-70 family RNA polymerase sigma factor: protein MELTERFSAERPRLVSLATRVLGNAGEAEDIVQQAWLRMDNTTTDIDNLPAWLTTVTTRLCLDRLRMRTPVPEEDLELTEVSPDPAEDVALADAVGIALQIVLDRLSPNERVAFVLHDSFGFDFPTIAAALDVTPTAARKLASRARAKVAQPRSTDPLTDWEVVDAFMAAAREGDFSRLVELLAPDAFIAGDEAAVLAGTPQRIAGRDEVATFFNGAAQAALPVYVDQRAGSAWFHKGEARVVFDFTIVAGVVQRIDFRAAPEVLAQVARRDGARRR, encoded by the coding sequence ATGGAGCTGACCGAGAGATTCTCAGCCGAGCGACCGAGGCTGGTGAGCCTGGCGACCCGCGTGCTCGGCAACGCCGGCGAGGCCGAGGACATCGTCCAACAGGCCTGGTTGCGGATGGACAACACGACGACCGACATCGACAACCTGCCGGCCTGGCTGACCACGGTCACCACCCGGTTGTGCCTGGACCGGTTGCGGATGCGTACGCCGGTCCCCGAGGAGGACCTCGAGCTCACCGAGGTCTCCCCCGACCCGGCCGAGGACGTCGCACTGGCCGACGCGGTGGGGATCGCGCTGCAGATCGTCCTGGACCGGTTGAGCCCGAACGAGCGGGTGGCGTTCGTGCTGCACGACAGCTTCGGCTTCGACTTCCCGACGATCGCGGCTGCCCTCGACGTGACCCCGACGGCCGCCCGCAAGCTTGCCTCCCGGGCCCGGGCGAAGGTCGCCCAGCCGCGGAGCACGGACCCGCTCACGGACTGGGAAGTGGTCGACGCGTTCATGGCCGCGGCCCGCGAGGGTGACTTCTCCCGGCTGGTCGAGCTGCTCGCACCGGATGCGTTCATCGCCGGGGACGAGGCCGCCGTACTCGCCGGGACCCCTCAGCGCATCGCGGGCCGCGACGAGGTGGCCACCTTCTTCAACGGCGCCGCCCAGGCAGCGCTGCCGGTGTACGTCGACCAGCGGGCCGGGTCGGCCTGGTTCCACAAGGGCGAGGCGCGCGTCGTCTTCGACTTCACCATCGTGGCCGGTGTCGTGCAGCGGATCGACTTCCGGGCCGCTCCGGAGGTGCTCGCGCAGGTCGCTCGACGCGACGGCGCGCGGCGGCGCTGA
- a CDS encoding hemolysin family protein: MIDIQTLINFLLVVAFVLVGGVFAATEMALVSLRESQVNQLAQRGGRGQRVADIARDPNRFLSAVQIGVTVAGFFSAAYGGSTLAPDIAPYLVDLGMGDDAADTTALIAMTLLIAYLSLVLGELVPKRIALQRGAGVAMVTGPVLDRFATVMRPVIWLLSISTNALVRLLGGDPNASSEDVSREELREIVASNEELGEEERRILSDVFAATKNTIKEVMRPRGDVAFIEASMPLDETPAWVADQPYSRYPVIGDSFDDVTGFVHVRDLLGKRPPGAVSVGDVQREVLHLPGTNKLLPSIVRLREMETHLAIVVDEFGGTDGIVTLEDMVEEIVGDIRDEYDQEPIRRTSYDARVDGVIRASASLTIEDFADETGFELPDGSYETVAGFVLARLGRIPDVGDCVDVGGAVLQVSGVDGHRITEVELTGDQPDPAEA, from the coding sequence ATGATCGACATCCAGACGCTGATCAACTTCCTGCTGGTCGTCGCGTTCGTGCTGGTCGGTGGCGTCTTCGCAGCCACGGAGATGGCGCTGGTGTCGCTGCGGGAGTCGCAGGTCAACCAGCTCGCGCAACGCGGCGGGCGTGGGCAACGTGTTGCCGACATCGCACGCGACCCGAACCGGTTCCTCTCCGCGGTCCAGATCGGTGTGACCGTCGCCGGGTTCTTCTCGGCCGCCTACGGTGGCTCCACCCTGGCCCCGGACATCGCGCCCTACCTCGTCGACCTCGGCATGGGCGACGACGCAGCAGACACCACCGCACTCATCGCGATGACCCTGCTGATCGCCTACCTCTCCCTGGTCCTGGGCGAGCTGGTCCCCAAGCGGATCGCCCTCCAGCGCGGCGCCGGCGTCGCGATGGTGACCGGTCCGGTGCTGGACCGGTTCGCGACGGTGATGCGCCCGGTGATCTGGCTGCTCTCGATCTCCACGAACGCCCTGGTCCGCCTGCTCGGCGGCGACCCGAACGCCTCGTCCGAGGACGTCTCCAGGGAGGAGCTGCGCGAGATCGTCGCCAGCAACGAGGAGCTCGGCGAGGAGGAGCGACGGATCCTGAGCGACGTCTTCGCGGCCACCAAGAACACCATCAAGGAGGTCATGCGCCCGCGCGGTGACGTGGCCTTCATCGAGGCCTCGATGCCGCTCGACGAGACCCCCGCCTGGGTGGCAGACCAGCCCTACTCGCGCTATCCGGTGATCGGGGACAGCTTCGACGACGTCACCGGCTTCGTCCACGTCCGCGACCTCCTCGGCAAGCGGCCGCCCGGGGCGGTGAGTGTGGGCGACGTACAGCGTGAGGTCCTGCACCTGCCCGGCACGAACAAGCTGCTGCCCTCGATCGTCCGGCTCCGCGAGATGGAGACCCACCTGGCGATCGTGGTCGACGAGTTCGGTGGCACCGACGGCATCGTCACCCTGGAGGACATGGTCGAGGAGATCGTGGGCGACATCCGCGACGAGTACGACCAGGAGCCGATCCGTCGCACGTCGTACGACGCCCGCGTCGACGGTGTCATTCGTGCCTCGGCATCGCTGACCATCGAGGACTTCGCCGACGAGACCGGCTTCGAGCTCCCCGACGGAAGCTACGAGACGGTGGCCGGTTTCGTGCTGGCACGACTCGGCCGGATCCCCGACGTCGGCGACTGCGTCGACGTCGGCGGCGCGGTGCTGCAGGTCTCGGGCGTGGACGGGCACCGGATCACCGAGGTCGAGCTCACCGGCGACCAGCCCGACCCGGCGGAGGCCTGA
- a CDS encoding cytochrome P450, producing the protein MSNVVSKTTTKLTAVVENLRGRAHWSVVHGLPRVMITRMADKGDLQAKLVLSTSRGDDDLWDLVEEMRAQGPLFKSGMAFLTADHATVREVLTSNDFRTGIPGRTGVVGTIGQALAPHALHPVEPPSLLVTEPPDHTRYRKQVMRVFTMRAVQRLEARTQQIANDLLDQLEAANEVDLVERYCALLPVTVIAEILGVPENERSRVLEFGTAAAPSLDMGLDYRTYREVTDALISFDGWLGEHLESLRRNPGDNLLSQLVALDDGEDGGLSEMELRSTAGLVLAAGFETTVNLLSNGIRLLHDHPEQLARLKADPELWGNAVEEVLRLDPPVLLTGRMAQADTTIAGVPMRSGALVTTLLAGANRDPKVFTDPDVFDVTRENARDHLSFSLGRHHCLGATLARMEGEIGLRTLFERHPELELLPGATRRTTRILRGFETLPARLS; encoded by the coding sequence GTGAGCAACGTCGTCTCCAAGACCACCACCAAGCTGACCGCTGTTGTCGAGAACCTGCGCGGACGGGCCCACTGGTCCGTGGTGCACGGCCTGCCACGGGTGATGATCACCCGGATGGCAGACAAGGGCGACCTGCAGGCCAAGCTCGTGCTGAGTACGTCGCGCGGTGACGACGACCTGTGGGACCTGGTCGAGGAGATGCGGGCACAGGGGCCGCTCTTCAAGTCCGGCATGGCCTTCCTGACTGCCGACCATGCGACGGTCCGCGAGGTGCTGACCAGCAACGACTTCCGCACCGGCATTCCCGGGCGCACCGGGGTGGTCGGCACGATCGGCCAGGCGCTCGCGCCGCACGCCCTGCACCCCGTCGAACCGCCGTCGCTGCTGGTCACCGAGCCGCCGGACCACACCCGCTATCGCAAGCAGGTGATGCGCGTGTTCACCATGCGCGCCGTGCAGCGCCTGGAGGCGCGCACGCAGCAGATCGCCAACGACCTGCTCGACCAGCTCGAGGCAGCCAACGAGGTGGACCTGGTCGAGCGCTACTGCGCGCTGCTGCCGGTCACCGTCATCGCAGAGATCCTCGGCGTCCCCGAGAACGAGCGATCCCGGGTCCTGGAGTTCGGCACCGCGGCGGCACCCAGCCTGGACATGGGCCTGGACTACCGCACCTATCGAGAGGTCACCGACGCGCTGATCTCCTTCGACGGCTGGCTCGGGGAGCACCTCGAATCACTGCGCCGCAATCCCGGCGACAACCTGCTCAGCCAGCTCGTCGCGCTCGACGACGGCGAGGACGGCGGGCTGAGCGAGATGGAGCTCCGCTCGACGGCCGGACTTGTGCTGGCGGCCGGCTTCGAGACCACCGTCAACCTGCTCTCCAACGGGATCCGGCTGCTGCACGACCACCCCGAGCAGCTGGCCCGGCTCAAGGCCGATCCCGAGTTGTGGGGCAACGCCGTCGAGGAGGTCCTGCGCCTGGACCCACCGGTGCTGCTGACCGGCCGGATGGCCCAGGCGGACACCACCATCGCGGGCGTCCCGATGCGTTCCGGTGCTCTGGTCACCACGCTGCTGGCCGGCGCCAACCGCGACCCCAAGGTGTTCACCGACCCCGACGTCTTCGACGTCACCCGCGAGAACGCCCGCGACCACCTCTCGTTCTCGCTGGGCCGCCACCACTGCCTGGGCGCCACGCTTGCCCGGATGGAGGGCGAGATCGGGCTGCGCACCCTGTTCGAGCGCCACCCCGAGCTGGAGCTGCTGCCCGGAGCCACCCGACGTACGACCCGGATCCTGCGCGGGTTCGAGACCTTGCCGGCGCGCCTGTCCTGA
- a CDS encoding MBL fold metallo-hydrolase: MTNAGPISITPIVVADLHVEGEMMPVCVHVIDHPDGRILVDTGMTKMHSAVVAAFDPRLYPLSEQDFDIAAIDIVVNTHLHADHCGGNHLFAGRPIHVQRRELDDARGQEDYTIPEWVDAPGLNYVAVDGELELLPGVRLVPAPGHTPGSQVVVVDTGARPEVICGDTAVWFGELDDPQTEGQRLIRALDPEKVWLAHVHQPWRPDSGSALA, from the coding sequence ATGACCAACGCGGGACCGATCAGCATCACCCCGATCGTCGTCGCCGACCTGCATGTCGAGGGCGAGATGATGCCCGTGTGCGTGCACGTCATCGACCATCCGGACGGTCGGATCCTCGTCGACACCGGCATGACGAAGATGCACTCGGCGGTCGTGGCAGCCTTCGACCCCCGCCTCTATCCACTGAGCGAGCAGGACTTCGACATCGCTGCAATCGACATCGTCGTCAACACGCACCTGCACGCCGACCACTGCGGTGGCAACCATCTCTTCGCCGGCCGACCGATCCATGTCCAGCGCCGGGAACTCGACGACGCCCGCGGCCAGGAGGACTACACGATTCCTGAGTGGGTCGACGCGCCGGGCCTGAACTATGTGGCCGTCGACGGTGAGCTCGAGCTGCTTCCCGGTGTCCGGCTCGTGCCAGCGCCGGGGCATACGCCCGGTTCACAGGTCGTCGTGGTCGACACCGGGGCGCGACCAGAGGTGATCTGCGGTGACACCGCAGTGTGGTTCGGGGAGCTGGACGATCCGCAGACCGAGGGACAGCGGCTCATCCGCGCGCTCGATCCCGAGAAGGTGTGGCTCGCGCACGTGCACCAGCCGTGGCGACCCGACTCAGGCAGCGCGCTTGCGTGA
- a CDS encoding nitroreductase family deazaflavin-dependent oxidoreductase, which translates to MQLPRAIAIFNKYVNNHVQGLWAWLVPPWALVHHTGRSSGRALKTPVMGFKTPEGFAIPMLYGPESHWVKNLIAAGGGEIQRCGKRYQLVDPRIVPTSEITAKGIAGAYTRAGTSTLVVTLGDRV; encoded by the coding sequence ATGCAACTGCCGCGGGCGATCGCGATCTTCAACAAGTACGTCAACAATCACGTACAAGGACTCTGGGCGTGGCTTGTTCCGCCGTGGGCCCTCGTGCACCACACGGGCAGGTCGTCGGGCCGTGCACTCAAGACGCCGGTGATGGGTTTCAAGACCCCGGAGGGGTTCGCGATCCCGATGCTCTACGGACCGGAGAGCCACTGGGTCAAGAACCTGATCGCTGCGGGTGGCGGTGAGATCCAGCGATGCGGGAAGCGCTACCAGCTCGTCGACCCGCGGATCGTCCCCACGTCGGAGATCACGGCAAAGGGGATCGCCGGTGCCTACACCCGCGCCGGAACCTCGACGCTCGTCGTCACACTTGGCGATCGCGTGTAG
- a CDS encoding VOC family protein, with protein sequence MSITNKITPNLWFDREAEQAAAQYIDAFGGQGRVIRTVAAHPDAPSPQDVPMLVEFELFGQRFVGINGGPQFTFNEAMSLEVRVDDQAELDRVWAALVDGGSEMPCGWLKDRYGVCWQVTPAQYDELMAGDDEEAKQRLMEAVLATFGKFDIAALEAAYAGQAGSPA encoded by the coding sequence ATGAGCATCACCAACAAGATCACGCCGAACCTGTGGTTCGACCGCGAGGCCGAGCAGGCCGCCGCGCAGTACATCGACGCATTCGGCGGACAGGGCCGGGTCATCCGGACCGTGGCCGCCCATCCCGATGCTCCCTCGCCGCAGGACGTGCCGATGCTCGTGGAGTTCGAGCTCTTCGGGCAACGGTTCGTCGGCATCAACGGCGGTCCGCAGTTCACCTTCAACGAGGCGATGTCGCTGGAGGTGCGGGTCGACGACCAGGCCGAGCTCGACCGGGTCTGGGCGGCCTTGGTCGACGGCGGGAGCGAGATGCCGTGCGGTTGGCTCAAGGATCGGTACGGCGTGTGCTGGCAGGTCACTCCCGCGCAGTATGACGAGCTGATGGCCGGTGACGACGAGGAGGCCAAGCAGCGTCTGATGGAGGCCGTGCTCGCCACGTTCGGCAAGTTCGACATCGCTGCGCTCGAGGCGGCGTACGCCGGTCAGGCCGGGTCGCCCGCGTGA
- a CDS encoding class I SAM-dependent DNA methyltransferase, translating to MSRAEVAAAYDSRAEEYVEKLGSVHQMADRDRATIVQWRDSTGGRLLDAGCGPGHWTEVLSERGRRDVVGIDGSTRFLESARDRFPGNRFLAADLSAFPVTSRSLGGILAWYSVIHASPAELPEILDEFGRALAPGGSLLVGFFAGEAGVAFEHAVTTAYYWSAEALTDLLHSRGFTVEHEETRRDPDAHRTHGELRATLGAVGIAETGRARDGDRPSLQG from the coding sequence ATGTCACGCGCTGAGGTCGCCGCTGCCTACGATTCCCGAGCCGAGGAGTACGTCGAGAAGCTGGGCTCGGTCCACCAGATGGCGGACCGAGACCGGGCAACGATCGTGCAGTGGCGCGACAGCACGGGAGGCCGGCTGCTGGACGCTGGCTGTGGGCCGGGGCACTGGACCGAGGTGCTGTCCGAGCGTGGTCGCCGTGACGTCGTGGGGATCGACGGGTCGACTCGGTTCCTCGAGTCCGCCCGAGACCGCTTCCCCGGCAACCGGTTCCTCGCCGCTGACCTGTCGGCGTTCCCGGTCACTTCGCGATCCCTGGGCGGGATCCTGGCCTGGTACTCCGTGATCCATGCGTCGCCCGCGGAACTTCCCGAGATCCTCGATGAGTTCGGGCGCGCTCTCGCGCCGGGAGGTTCGCTGCTGGTGGGCTTCTTCGCGGGTGAGGCCGGAGTCGCGTTCGAGCACGCGGTGACGACGGCGTACTACTGGTCCGCGGAAGCGTTGACCGATCTGCTCCACTCGCGTGGCTTCACCGTCGAGCACGAAGAGACCCGCCGAGATCCTGACGCGCACCGGACACATGGCGAGCTCCGGGCAACGTTAGGAGCAGTCGGGATCGCGGAAACCGGTCGCGCCCGGGACGGAGACCGTCCTAGCCTGCAGGGATGA
- a CDS encoding VOC family protein has protein sequence MTSRLHAVTFDSADPAAVAAFWAGLLERDVLDEPGVALVPGDERQVGLRFVASDAEQVGPRRLHLHLTSDSPEHQERTVETVLRLGGRHIDVGQQPDEPFVVLADPEGNELCVISPGNKFLAGTGHLGEVTCDGTRDVGLFWRDALDWPLVWDEHEETAVQSPLGGTKVSWGGPPVEPKLGRNRQRFDLLADDPDHETERLISLGATRLGHLTDGVELADPDGNEFSLHAG, from the coding sequence ATGACCTCGCGACTGCATGCGGTGACCTTCGACTCGGCGGACCCAGCCGCGGTTGCGGCGTTCTGGGCCGGGCTGCTCGAGCGGGATGTCCTCGACGAGCCCGGCGTCGCCCTGGTGCCGGGCGACGAGAGGCAGGTCGGGCTCAGGTTTGTTGCCTCCGACGCCGAACAGGTCGGGCCGCGACGTCTGCATCTGCACCTGACCAGCGACAGCCCGGAGCACCAGGAGCGGACTGTCGAGACGGTGCTCCGCCTGGGCGGCCGCCACATCGACGTGGGCCAACAGCCCGACGAGCCCTTCGTCGTGCTCGCCGACCCGGAGGGCAACGAGCTCTGCGTGATCTCGCCTGGCAACAAGTTCCTGGCCGGCACCGGCCACCTCGGCGAGGTCACCTGCGACGGAACCAGAGACGTGGGCCTGTTCTGGCGCGACGCGTTGGACTGGCCACTGGTCTGGGACGAGCACGAGGAGACCGCTGTCCAGTCGCCGCTCGGCGGCACCAAGGTCTCGTGGGGCGGCCCGCCGGTCGAACCCAAGCTCGGTCGGAACCGGCAGCGCTTCGACCTCCTTGCCGATGACCCCGACCATGAGACGGAACGGCTCATCTCGCTCGGCGCCACCCGCCTTGGCCACCTGACTGACGGCGTCGAGCTGGCCGACCCGGACGGCAACGAGTTCAGCCTCCACGCAGGCTGA
- a CDS encoding arginase family protein: protein MTTDFASSATVLGYLGPAGDHNEKPNEAVPLLLQASGAACNRTSHLLGHAFTRLEQTSSEHLDGAREQLASYAAAVIEQLKAGHGVVCVNGRCATSLATVPAVMSIHPDAVLVWLDAHADRNVPGGSPTDYLGGMAVSGPLGWWDSGLGTGLTPERLVLVGTRSIDDAEQELIERHQIPVLTPEESDGTTLNQIVGGRPVYFHIDCDVLEPGLFQTDYHEPDGLTLGQLEDLALALAQGSDIVGVEIAEWEGRGSHDADDLLSALAPLLRALEHPPAGVVDDR, encoded by the coding sequence ATGACGACTGACTTCGCGTCCAGCGCGACCGTGCTGGGTTACCTGGGTCCGGCAGGCGACCACAACGAGAAACCGAACGAGGCAGTGCCGCTCCTGCTGCAGGCGTCTGGGGCTGCGTGCAATCGAACATCGCATCTGCTGGGGCACGCCTTCACCCGGCTCGAACAGACCAGCTCGGAGCACCTCGACGGCGCTCGAGAGCAACTCGCGTCATACGCCGCCGCCGTCATCGAACAGCTGAAAGCGGGCCACGGCGTCGTGTGTGTAAACGGGCGGTGCGCGACCAGCCTCGCCACGGTCCCTGCGGTGATGAGCATCCACCCAGACGCTGTGCTGGTCTGGCTCGACGCGCACGCAGACCGCAACGTCCCCGGCGGAAGCCCGACGGACTACTTGGGCGGCATGGCAGTCTCGGGGCCCCTGGGCTGGTGGGACTCTGGCCTGGGTACGGGCCTCACCCCTGAGCGACTGGTGCTGGTCGGAACCCGCTCGATCGATGATGCTGAGCAGGAACTGATCGAGCGACACCAGATCCCCGTGCTCACCCCCGAGGAATCGGACGGGACCACACTCAACCAGATCGTGGGGGGTCGTCCGGTCTACTTCCACATTGACTGCGACGTGCTTGAGCCTGGTCTGTTCCAGACGGATTACCACGAACCAGACGGACTCACCCTCGGCCAGCTCGAAGACCTCGCCCTCGCCTTGGCTCAGGGCTCCGACATAGTCGGTGTGGAAATTGCGGAATGGGAAGGCCGAGGCAGCCACGATGCCGATGACCTTCTATCCGCCCTCGCCCCTCTCCTCAGGGCACTCGAACACCCCCCGGCAGGCGTTGTCGACGATCGGTGA
- a CDS encoding ArgP/LysG family DNA-binding transcriptional regulator has product MSPTLVQLQALAAVVDHQNFEQAAQSLHISISALSQRIAGLERVAGYPVVTRGRPAQVTEPGQSLLKLARQIDWLVSEHQREAADIAELRPSTMALAVNADSLSTWFKPMLRWFARNEVLLHLRIEDQDRTARLLERAEVVGAVSTRAAPPPGCRTTPLGRMRYLPTCAPELLPLEGLSEKDLPAWLQATPTLRFDTGDALPAQFAMHFGLSPGSLRSHLIPSNREYLDAVRAGLGWSVLPEDQVAGDLRDGQLVLLPTRHSIDVPLYWHRWRHNSALMENIDAEVGRCAERLRAPTVADGLAESPALNPGRAQHRVER; this is encoded by the coding sequence ATGAGTCCCACCCTCGTGCAACTTCAAGCCCTCGCCGCGGTCGTCGACCACCAGAACTTTGAACAGGCCGCCCAGTCGTTGCACATCTCCATCAGCGCGCTCAGCCAGCGCATCGCAGGACTCGAACGCGTCGCCGGCTATCCCGTGGTCACCCGGGGCAGGCCGGCACAGGTCACTGAGCCGGGTCAGTCGCTGCTCAAGCTCGCCCGCCAGATCGATTGGCTCGTTTCCGAGCATCAGCGAGAAGCTGCTGACATCGCCGAGCTGCGACCCAGCACCATGGCGCTGGCCGTGAACGCCGACTCGCTGTCGACCTGGTTCAAGCCGATGCTGCGATGGTTCGCTCGCAACGAAGTGCTGCTCCATCTAAGGATCGAGGACCAAGACCGCACGGCTCGCCTGTTGGAGCGTGCTGAGGTCGTCGGCGCCGTCTCCACACGAGCCGCGCCGCCACCTGGCTGCCGGACGACGCCACTGGGCCGCATGCGGTACCTGCCAACATGCGCGCCGGAGCTGCTCCCTCTCGAGGGGCTCTCAGAGAAGGATCTGCCAGCGTGGCTGCAGGCAACTCCCACACTCCGCTTCGACACTGGGGATGCGCTTCCCGCTCAATTCGCCATGCATTTCGGCCTTTCCCCGGGCTCGCTGCGCTCCCACCTGATCCCGTCCAACCGGGAGTACCTCGATGCGGTTCGCGCAGGCTTGGGTTGGAGCGTGCTTCCAGAAGACCAGGTCGCGGGTGACCTTCGCGACGGACAGTTGGTCCTCCTGCCCACCCGACACTCCATCGACGTGCCGCTCTACTGGCATCGCTGGCGGCACAACTCGGCCCTCATGGAAAACATCGATGCCGAAGTGGGCCGTTGCGCCGAACGTCTGCGCGCGCCGACGGTGGCGGATGGACTCGCGGAGAGTCCGGCCCTCAACCCAGGCCGAGCTCAGCACCGAGTCGAGCGGTGA
- a CDS encoding sigma-70 family RNA polymerase sigma factor gives MAYDDWLAEGFEEHRRHLFGVAYRMLGSTAEAEDAVQEAWLRLSRAESADAGAIDNLGGWLTTVVSRISLNVLRARSTHREDSLEERLERLPEPVVSLDGSSGDPADQALLADSVSVALLVVLDQLSPAERLAFVLHDLFAVPFGEIAPIVGKTDDATRQLASRARRRVQGGVPAPDADLARQRSVVDAFFAAAHDGDLERLISVLDPAVVLRSDLGAGVTHYRGAEKVAGNAVLYAHPDRIVRPAVVNGAAGVVITRDGMLFSVMAFTVAAGRIVEIEAYAAPDLTARLGAELGLG, from the coding sequence ATGGCGTACGACGACTGGTTGGCGGAGGGCTTCGAGGAGCACCGCCGCCACCTGTTCGGGGTGGCCTACCGGATGCTCGGATCGACCGCCGAAGCGGAGGACGCGGTCCAGGAGGCCTGGCTGCGGCTGAGCCGCGCCGAGTCCGCGGACGCGGGTGCGATCGACAACCTCGGTGGCTGGCTCACCACCGTGGTGTCCCGGATCTCGCTCAATGTGCTCCGTGCCCGATCGACCCACCGTGAGGACTCCCTCGAGGAACGACTCGAGCGGTTGCCCGAGCCCGTCGTCAGCCTCGACGGGTCATCCGGTGACCCCGCCGACCAGGCGCTGCTCGCCGACTCGGTCAGCGTCGCCCTCCTGGTGGTGCTCGACCAGCTGTCCCCGGCCGAGCGCTTGGCCTTCGTGCTGCATGACCTCTTCGCCGTGCCGTTCGGCGAGATCGCGCCGATCGTGGGCAAGACCGACGATGCGACCCGGCAGCTGGCCAGTCGTGCACGGCGACGGGTGCAGGGCGGCGTACCGGCGCCTGATGCGGACCTGGCCCGTCAGCGATCCGTCGTGGACGCCTTCTTCGCTGCCGCTCACGACGGTGACCTCGAACGCCTGATCAGCGTGCTCGACCCGGCCGTGGTGCTCCGCTCCGACCTGGGGGCGGGCGTCACCCACTACCGCGGAGCGGAGAAGGTCGCCGGCAACGCGGTCCTCTATGCCCACCCGGACCGGATCGTGCGACCCGCCGTCGTCAACGGTGCGGCGGGCGTGGTGATCACCCGCGACGGCATGCTGTTCAGCGTCATGGCGTTCACCGTGGCAGCCGGGCGGATCGTGGAGATCGAGGCGTACGCCGCCCCGGACCTCACCGCTCGACTCGGTGCTGAGCTCGGCCTGGGTTGA